The following are from one region of the Pocillopora verrucosa isolate sample1 chromosome 3, ASM3666991v2, whole genome shotgun sequence genome:
- the LOC136279577 gene encoding uncharacterized protein — MAATRIFAPLLLAILINFKLQFYYNIYLDEDFDSLKPIWRGKSSVGCDVFGISFSARKCYSTRAHRHDRLRRPIMKWVKHGYILLAATDCSLLTIDITVFMDVETNPGPISSEKSYDLRKQTWSDESKIPCYGRNYLLGLRKKSGKPSSPVLETLKKLQLLRFRGNRGGLRKNVQHVKERTIQNISVVIGRRAESGFAIPRLRVEKRRNPSNLVSVPKQVVSREHTSVSSGQLAVPKLLFINICSLGKTTSRVRAVVALEADLRNNDIDACVVSETHLKIEVPNTVVNISGYNIFRRDRNWSGCDLRNGGGVAIYTRSNLSVIDVYRSNLYEFICLTVLLPSGNYILLSGLYHPPKTSYQQWDLMDYLLNFFDTMLDNHPNATIVCGGDLNHLDLTRLKRITGWTALVDFPTRGDSFLDNCLTNRPELFGKALSIKMLIKTDHIGFIVPAGKKLKPIRKKVQFRDCREHRKQALYLALASECWDDVLEADSIETAVNILELKILSNINWCMPLRTVSLSSRDPSWMTPLVKYMLRSKSRISVLRTNKHRELSRNVLKVIGENRRMLLEGKMGSREWWKNVDLISQRRRSTNVSLDRETAQDLNEYFGDLCTDGDYVEPALLEIGPEVKVPEISERYVWNSLSTLKKTATGPDQIPYWVWKDHAEIFTPIITKLWNLSLATHQWPRSWKRASINPLPKVDVPVARGDFRGINVTPVIARALEKAVYKIHAQRPVEEQLLNSEFAYREGGSCTDALLLIQNKICKFLDDPKCKAVRMFAMDFSKAFDSVSHQLLAEKLKSLPLNPYIINWWLGFLRDRKQRVIFGNHVCNWKTVNKGTTQGSVSGPYLFNIFLNDLEIKLGNETLGFKYADDCTIIAPVYYYKDHSVDLINQFLQWASQNRMNSNSTKCKELIMYKKGHTAEAYKSIFGIPQTSTITILGLTFQPNCKFSTHLKEKLGLTAILSSYRSVICNPSMVVTLLNPT, encoded by the exons ATGGCGGCCACGAGGATATTTGCTCCTCTTCTATTAGctattttaatcaattttaagcttcaattttattacaatatATACTTGGATGAAGACTTTGACTCTCTCAAGCCTATTTGGAGAGGAAAAAGTTCGGTTGGTTGCGACGTCTTTGGAATTTCCTTCTCAGCTCGTAAGTGCTACTCAACAAGGGCGCACCGCCATGATAGACTTCGAAGGCCTATCATGAAATGGGTTAAACATGGTTATATACTGCTTGCGGCGACGGATTGCTCCCTGTTAACGATAGACATTACAGTTTTTATGGATGTGGAGACGAATCCTGGTCCTATTTCTTCAGAGAAGAGCTATGATCTACGAAAGCAAACCTGGTCTGACGAAAGTAAGATTCCATGTTATGGAAGAAACTATTTACTCGgtttgagaaagaaatctgGTAAACCTTCGAGCCCTGTCTTAGAGACGCTTAAGAAACTACAGCTGCTCAGGTTTCGTGGTAATCGGGGAGGTTTGAGAAAAAATGTTCAGCATGTGAAGGAGAGAACTATTCAGAATATTTCTGTCGTCATTGGACGAAGGGCGGAAAGTGGGTTTGCTATTCCCCGGCTGCGGGTTGAAAAACGACGAAACCCTAGCAATCTCGTCAGTGTACCAAAACAAGTGGTGTCCCGCGAACACACCTCTGTTAGTTCTGGTCAGCTTGCTGTCCctaaacttttgtttattaaCATCTGTAGTTTGGGGAAAACAACTAGTCGGGTGCGAGCGGTTGTGGCTTTGGAGGCCGACTTAAGAAATAATGACATCGATGCTTGTGTTGTGTCGgaaactcatttaaaaattgaggtACCCAATACGGTGGTTAATATCTCGGGTTATAATATCTTCAGAAGGGATAGGAATTGGTCTGGATGCGATCTAAGGAATGGGGGAGGTGTTGCTATCTATACAAGGAGTAATCTTTCAGTTATTGATGTTTATCGTTCTAATTTATACGAGTTTATTTGCCTGACTGTGTTGCTGCCAAGTGGGAATTACATTCTTTTATCTGGTCTTTATCACCCCCCGAAAACATCATACCAGCAATGGGATTTAATGGATTATCTTCTTAATTTCTTTGACACAATGCTGGATAATCACCCAAACGCTACTATTGTTTGCGGTGGCGATCTTAATCACCTTGATCTCACGAGACTTAAACGCATTACTGGTTGGACCGCTTTAGTGGATTTTCCAACACGAGGGGATTCATTTTTGGATAATTGTCTTACAAATAGGCCAGAGCTCTTCGGAAAAGCTTTATCTATAAAGATGCTGATTAAGACGGATCACATTGGATTTATAGTTCCAGCGGGCAAGAAACTCAAGCCTATTCGTAAGAAAGTGCAATTTAGGGATTGTCGTGAGCATAGGAAGCAAGCTCTTTACCTTGCCCTCGCATCAGAATGCTGGGATGATGTTTTGGAGGCCGATAGTATCGAAACAGCTGTGAACATCTTAGAATTGAAGATCCTGTCAAATATTAACTGGTGCATGCCTTTACGAACGGTTTCCCTTTCGTCCCGTGATCCAAGTTGGATGACACCGCTAGTTAAATACATGCTACGTAGCAAGTCTCGCATCTCTGTTTTACGCACTAATAAGCATAGAGAGCTTAGTAGAAATGTGTTGAAGGTTATTGGCGAAAACAGAAGGATGCTTCTGGAGGGCAAAATGGGGAGCAGAGAATGGTGGAAAAACGTAGACTTGATATCTCAACGCCGGCGGTCCACAAACGTTTCGCTGGATAGAGAGACCGCTCAAGATTTGAACGAGTATTTCGGTGACCTGTGTACGGATGGCGATTACGTTGAGCCCGCGTTACTTGAAATTGGTCCTGAGGTGAAAGTCCCGGAAATTAGTGAACGATATGTATGGAACTCACTGAGTACTCTAAAGAAGACTGCAACTGGTCCTGACCAAATTCCGTATTGGGTGTGGAAAGACCATGCGGAGATCTTCACTCCAATCATTACTAAGCTATGGAATTTGTCTCTCGCTACGCACCAATGGCCTAGATCGTGGAAAAGGGCAAGTATAAACCCACTGCCAAAAGTTGATGTTCCAGTGGCAAGAGGGGACTTCCGGGGGATCAACGTAACCCCTGTAATAGCAAGAGCCCTGGAAAAGGCAGTCTATAAGATTCACGCCCAAAGGCCGGTAGAAGAACAGCTGTTGAATAGTGAATTCGCGTATAGAGAAGGAGGGAGCTGCACAGATGCTCTGCTACTTATACAGAATAAGATCTGCAAGTTTCTTGATGATCCCAAGTGCAAGGCAGTGCGGATGTTCGCGATGGATTTCAGTAAGGCCTTTGACTCTGTGAGCCATCAACTCCTTGCTGAGAAACTTAAGAGTCTACCACTTAACCCGTATATCATAAACTGGTGGTTAGGTTTTTTGCGagatagaaaacaaagagttattttcgGGAATCATGTCTGTAATTGGAAAACAGTTAACAAGGGCACAACCCAGGGTAGTGTTTCAGGACCTTATTTGTTCAATATATTTCTTAATgatctggaaattaaattaggGAACGAGACACTTGGTTTCAAATACGCTGATGACTGTACGATTATTGCTCCGGTATATTATTATAAAGATCACTCTGTAGActtaataaatcagtttttacaGTGGGCAAGCCAAAATAGAATGAATTCAAATTCTACTAAATGTAAAGAGCTTATTATGTATAAAAAAGGTCACACTGCTGAGGCctacaaaagtatttttggcatACCTCAGACTAGTACAATAACCATTCTTGGTCTCACGTTTCAGCCGAACTGCAAATTCAGTACtcacctaaaagaaaagttag GACTGACAGCTATTTTGTCTTCATATAGGTCAGTTATATGCAATCCTTCTATGGTTGTTACTCTACTTAATCCTACATAG